A section of the Leptospira kobayashii genome encodes:
- a CDS encoding glycogen/starch synthase: MKILHATAEYFPYIKMGGLSDMLASLSKEQSQNHQVSVTLPQIRGLKEKPDFTGKTIPILPPFPEKTNVVLEILKDSCFREAEKGRLKLYFFDSPLFRDLETIYGNSDEHFRFAVYSYAAFYLSQVLDADVFHAHDWHTAMAPVLQKYSPEGKPSVFTIHNLAYQGDHPLWMTGFLKEAPFLLHPEFLLHEGKTNYLKAGLLSADQITTVSPGYREETLLDANGFGLAEALRRRSEDYTGIINGIDPEEWNPSNDIRIFERFDRNTNKEGKLKNKIELYKEIGRPLIDPDRSLVGIIGRLTYQKGYSVFLQSFQERKHLSHYYIFQGAGEKDLENPLFHLSHTEQDRIYFYKGYSEELARKIEAASDFFLMPSLFEPCGLNQLYSHAYGTIPIVSRVGGLKDTVVESSQNKYYTGIVFEPNDPSSLGYALERAETLYKDKIKFYEVRENIMKQDWSWKNRMGEYETVYKRAIAKRK; the protein is encoded by the coding sequence ATGAAGATTCTTCACGCTACGGCGGAATATTTTCCCTACATAAAGATGGGGGGTCTTTCGGACATGCTCGCTTCTTTGTCCAAAGAACAGTCACAAAACCATCAAGTTTCCGTGACTTTGCCTCAGATCCGTGGTCTGAAGGAAAAGCCTGATTTCACAGGAAAGACTATCCCGATCCTGCCCCCTTTTCCCGAAAAAACAAACGTTGTTCTTGAGATTTTGAAGGATTCCTGCTTCCGGGAAGCGGAGAAAGGAAGACTCAAACTCTATTTTTTCGATTCTCCTCTGTTTCGGGATCTGGAAACCATCTACGGAAATAGCGACGAACATTTCCGGTTTGCCGTTTATTCTTATGCCGCTTTTTACCTAAGCCAGGTCCTGGATGCGGATGTTTTCCATGCTCACGATTGGCACACTGCGATGGCCCCTGTTTTGCAAAAATATTCTCCCGAAGGAAAACCGTCCGTATTCACCATCCACAACCTTGCCTACCAGGGAGATCATCCTCTTTGGATGACTGGATTTTTGAAAGAAGCGCCTTTTTTACTTCATCCCGAATTTCTTTTGCACGAAGGAAAAACAAATTATCTGAAAGCAGGGTTACTTTCCGCAGACCAGATAACAACCGTAAGTCCCGGATACAGGGAAGAAACTTTATTGGATGCGAACGGATTCGGGCTCGCAGAAGCACTTCGCCGGAGAAGCGAAGACTATACGGGGATCATCAATGGAATCGATCCGGAAGAATGGAATCCGTCGAATGATATCCGTATCTTTGAAAGGTTCGATAGGAATACAAACAAAGAAGGAAAGTTAAAAAACAAAATCGAACTCTATAAAGAAATCGGCCGTCCATTGATCGATCCGGACCGGTCTCTTGTGGGAATCATAGGAAGGCTTACTTATCAAAAAGGTTATTCCGTGTTTTTACAGAGTTTCCAAGAGAGAAAACATTTATCGCATTATTATATCTTCCAGGGTGCGGGAGAAAAGGATTTGGAAAATCCCCTCTTCCATCTTTCCCATACGGAACAAGATCGTATCTATTTTTATAAAGGTTATAGCGAAGAGCTTGCCCGCAAAATCGAAGCAGCGTCCGATTTTTTTCTAATGCCTTCCTTATTCGAACCTTGCGGACTAAACCAACTTTACAGCCATGCTTACGGAACGATTCCGATCGTATCCAGAGTTGGCGGATTGAAAGATACCGTTGTAGAATCTTCGCAAAACAAATACTATACGGGAATCGTATTCGAACCGAACGACCCTTCTTCTTTGGGATATGCATTGGAACGGGCGGAAACTTTGTACAAAGACAAAATCAAATTTTATGAAGTCAGAGAAAACATAATGAAACAAGACTGGAGCTGGAAAAACAGAATGGGGGAATACGAAACCGTTTACAAAAGAGCGATCGCCAAACGGAAGTAA
- the pckA gene encoding phosphoenolpyruvate carboxykinase (ATP) yields the protein MSVSTNLRGLAELGLKPSEVFHNLSYDEIYQHEINNKEGVVSDNGTVMVDTGIFTGRSPKDKYFVDEPSSNGNIWWGPVNTKVSEAIFNELYTEVVKFLDNKKLYVFDGHAGTNTDTRISLRVVTERAWQHHFCTNMFLRPTKDELANLLPEFTIINASGYKNTKYKEHGLNSDVFVIFHLAKKICIIGGTEYGGEMKKGIFSVMNYYLPLKGVLTMHCSANVGAAGDSALFFGLSGTGKTTLSTDPNRKLIGDDEHGWDDNGIFNIEGGCYAKTINLDPKTEPEIYAAIRRDALLENVVFDATTKKVDYSSAAKTENTRVSYPIFHIENTQPGSKAGHPNTVIFLTYDAYGVLPAVSKLSIEQAMYHFLSGYTAKVAGTERGVKEPQATFSACFGQAFMTLHPTFYAKLLGEKMKKHNVNAYLINTGLVGGKYGVGKRMNLPATRQIINEILNGNIEKSEFEKHPVFQVSFPKTVTGVDSQILNPRNAWADKADYDKTAGDLAKQFVENYKKYLTGGSKEFDFSAFGPVA from the coding sequence ATGTCAGTATCCACTAACTTACGCGGCCTTGCAGAGCTCGGCCTGAAACCATCTGAAGTCTTCCATAACCTATCTTACGACGAAATTTACCAGCACGAAATCAACAACAAAGAAGGCGTAGTTTCTGACAACGGTACAGTGATGGTGGATACCGGGATTTTTACGGGACGTTCTCCTAAAGACAAATACTTTGTAGATGAACCTTCTTCCAATGGAAACATTTGGTGGGGACCTGTAAATACAAAGGTTTCCGAAGCTATCTTTAACGAACTTTATACGGAAGTTGTAAAGTTTTTGGACAACAAAAAACTTTATGTCTTTGACGGTCATGCAGGAACCAACACGGACACTCGCATCTCTCTTCGCGTAGTAACGGAAAGAGCTTGGCAACATCATTTTTGCACAAACATGTTTCTTCGTCCTACAAAAGACGAATTGGCAAATCTACTTCCCGAATTTACAATCATCAATGCTTCCGGTTACAAAAACACAAAGTACAAAGAGCACGGTTTGAACTCGGATGTATTCGTAATCTTCCACCTTGCTAAAAAGATCTGTATCATCGGTGGAACGGAATACGGTGGAGAGATGAAAAAAGGTATCTTCTCCGTAATGAACTATTACCTTCCTCTCAAAGGCGTTTTGACTATGCACTGTTCTGCGAACGTAGGTGCTGCGGGAGATTCCGCTTTGTTTTTCGGTTTATCAGGAACAGGAAAGACAACTCTTTCCACAGACCCGAACCGCAAACTCATCGGCGATGACGAACACGGTTGGGATGACAACGGTATCTTCAACATCGAAGGTGGCTGTTATGCGAAGACGATCAATCTCGATCCTAAAACTGAGCCTGAGATTTATGCGGCGATCCGAAGAGATGCACTTCTTGAGAACGTAGTATTCGATGCTACTACCAAAAAAGTGGATTATTCTTCTGCGGCAAAAACGGAAAACACCCGTGTATCTTATCCTATCTTCCACATTGAAAACACTCAACCGGGATCCAAGGCAGGTCACCCGAACACTGTGATCTTCTTAACTTATGATGCTTACGGAGTTCTTCCTGCGGTTTCCAAACTATCTATTGAACAAGCGATGTATCATTTCTTGTCCGGATATACTGCAAAGGTAGCGGGAACGGAACGTGGTGTGAAAGAGCCGCAAGCAACTTTCTCAGCATGTTTCGGTCAGGCTTTCATGACCCTTCACCCGACTTTCTATGCAAAGTTACTCGGTGAAAAAATGAAAAAGCATAATGTAAATGCTTACCTGATCAACACAGGACTCGTAGGTGGAAAGTATGGTGTGGGAAAACGTATGAACCTTCCTGCAACCCGCCAGATCATCAATGAAATTCTAAACGGTAACATTGAAAAATCAGAGTTCGAAAAACACCCTGTATTCCAAGTTTCTTTCCCTAAAACAGTGACCGGAGTGGATTCTCAAATCCTCAACCCGCGCAATGCTTGGGCGGACAAAGCGGACTATGATAAAACTGCGGGAGATCTTGCGAAACAATTTGTAGAAAACTACAAAAAGTATTTAACAGGTGGTTCGAAAGAGTTCGACTTCAGTGCTTTCGGTCCAGTCGCTTAA
- the eat gene encoding ethanolamine permease: protein MNHPEQSQSKENSGLHKTLGPIHLWGIAVGLVISGDYFGWNLGWSVAGFWEFALAVFIIAVFYICFALCFTELAASIPHSGGPFAYSHLALGKIGGFISGFLVLAEFILAPPAIASALGGYFHFLFPVIPDLYASFGFFGILVIINLLGVKQTARFELFVTITAICGLLLYLGAILPYFSFQSFAKLPAFAEFSLSSFFQSIPFAIWFFLAVEGVAMAAEEVKDPKKDIPKGYAAGIGTLIFLASSIFIGTAGVVPTKEVAGLDYPLSFVLTKLYGTDSYIAKIFTFIGLFGLIASLFGIILGSSRLVYALSKEKFLPGFLGKLNHKTHVPVNAVFVGAAIGFLALCVGKTSELITASALGACGMYVVSMISFFVLRKKEPNRSRPYVAPFYPVLAMIALVLGLVALVSVIYSNPFVALLLFVGFAVSTVGFMLWGRRGERKQVHT, encoded by the coding sequence TTGAATCATCCGGAACAATCGCAATCAAAAGAAAATTCAGGTCTTCATAAAACCTTAGGTCCGATTCATCTTTGGGGAATTGCAGTGGGGCTTGTGATCTCGGGAGATTATTTCGGATGGAACCTGGGTTGGTCAGTCGCAGGATTTTGGGAATTTGCGCTCGCAGTATTTATCATCGCGGTCTTTTATATTTGTTTTGCACTTTGTTTTACCGAACTTGCGGCATCCATTCCTCATTCGGGCGGACCTTTCGCATACTCTCATTTGGCATTGGGTAAGATAGGAGGGTTTATCAGCGGGTTTTTGGTTTTGGCCGAATTCATTCTGGCGCCTCCCGCCATTGCATCTGCGTTAGGTGGTTATTTTCATTTTCTATTTCCTGTCATTCCCGATCTATATGCGTCTTTCGGTTTTTTCGGAATTTTGGTGATCATCAATCTGTTGGGAGTCAAACAGACCGCGAGATTCGAATTGTTTGTTACAATCACTGCGATTTGCGGATTGTTGCTTTATCTGGGAGCGATCCTTCCTTATTTTTCATTTCAATCGTTTGCGAAACTTCCCGCATTCGCCGAGTTTTCCTTATCTTCTTTTTTTCAATCCATTCCTTTTGCGATCTGGTTCTTTCTGGCCGTGGAAGGTGTCGCCATGGCGGCCGAAGAAGTCAAAGATCCCAAAAAAGACATTCCAAAAGGTTATGCCGCGGGAATCGGGACTCTCATCTTTCTTGCTTCTTCCATTTTTATAGGAACGGCAGGTGTGGTTCCTACGAAAGAAGTGGCCGGCTTGGATTATCCTTTGTCATTCGTATTGACAAAGTTATATGGAACTGATTCTTATATTGCGAAGATATTTACGTTTATCGGACTTTTCGGACTGATCGCTTCTCTTTTCGGAATCATATTGGGCTCCTCCCGATTGGTCTATGCTTTGTCCAAAGAAAAGTTTTTGCCCGGTTTCCTTGGAAAATTAAATCACAAAACCCATGTTCCCGTCAATGCAGTGTTTGTCGGTGCCGCCATAGGGTTTTTGGCGCTTTGTGTGGGCAAAACTTCGGAGTTGATCACAGCGAGCGCTCTCGGAGCCTGCGGGATGTATGTGGTGAGTATGATTTCTTTTTTCGTTTTGAGAAAAAAAGAACCGAATCGTTCGAGACCTTATGTAGCGCCATTCTATCCTGTTTTGGCAATGATCGCTTTGGTTTTGGGTTTAGTAGCTTTGGTTTCTGTAATTTACAGTAATCCTTTTGTCGCTTTACTTTTGTTTGTTGGGTTTGCTGTGTCGACTGTGGGGTTTATGTTGTGGGGTAGAAGGGGAGAGCGGAAGCAAGTTCATACATGA
- a CDS encoding type II toxin-antitoxin system RelE/ParE family toxin, translated as MIKSFKDKDTEAIWNGSISKKFPKDIQRTARRKLIHIDSAKNLEDLKIPPGNRLHQLSNDRIGQHSISINMKYRICFTWNNGSVENVEIVDYH; from the coding sequence GTGATTAAATCCTTCAAAGATAAGGACACTGAAGCTATTTGGAATGGGTCTATTTCGAAGAAATTTCCTAAAGATATTCAGAGAACTGCTAGAAGGAAACTGATTCATATTGATAGTGCAAAAAATTTGGAAGATCTAAAAATCCCTCCGGGAAACAGATTACATCAACTTAGTAATGACCGTATTGGTCAGCATTCTATCAGCATTAACATGAAATACAGAATATGTTTCACCTGGAACAATGGGTCTGTAGAAAATGTTGAAATTGTAGATTATCATTAA
- a CDS encoding HigA family addiction module antitoxin produces MNKELMNIHPGEILLEDFLKPMELSAYKLAQSTLIDQKRISEIIHGKRAITADTALRFSKFFGNSPEFWLSIQAHYDLEMKQDELKNELKSIKRFSELKAS; encoded by the coding sequence ATGAATAAAGAATTAATGAATATTCACCCGGGCGAAATTCTCTTAGAAGATTTTCTAAAGCCAATGGAATTATCTGCATATAAACTTGCTCAAAGTACTCTCATCGATCAAAAAAGAATTAGTGAGATTATTCATGGAAAAAGGGCAATCACTGCCGATACAGCTTTAAGATTTTCTAAATTCTTTGGAAATTCTCCCGAATTTTGGTTATCTATTCAAGCTCACTACGACTTGGAAATGAAACAAGATGAATTGAAAAATGAGTTAAAATCTATAAAGAGATTTTCTGAACTTAAAGCGAGTTAA
- a CDS encoding type II toxin-antitoxin system VapC family toxin: MSYLIDTDIIIYSLKGNEKVQQNLIDRKNISKSISVITYGELIFGAKKSKSREKNLATVYRIGELFPVIELTKGIVETFGEVKSATQKKGNTIDDFDLLIGSTALFLNYTLVTNNEKHFSMIPDLRIENWNK; this comes from the coding sequence ATGAGTTATTTGATTGATACGGATATTATCATCTATAGTTTGAAGGGAAACGAAAAGGTCCAACAAAACCTAATTGATAGAAAGAATATTTCAAAATCCATTTCAGTCATCACATATGGGGAATTGATATTCGGGGCCAAGAAATCGAAAAGTAGAGAAAAAAATTTAGCTACTGTATATAGAATCGGGGAGCTATTTCCAGTAATTGAGCTTACAAAGGGAATCGTTGAAACCTTTGGAGAAGTTAAGTCTGCGACACAAAAGAAAGGAAATACTATCGACGATTTTGATCTACTAATAGGTTCAACTGCATTATTTTTGAATTATACATTGGTTACGAATAACGAAAAACATTTTTCTATGATTCCTGACTTAAGAATAGAAAATTGGAATAAATAG
- a CDS encoding FitA-like ribbon-helix-helix domain-containing protein: protein MANLQVRDIDNRLYESLKRRAELEHRSVSQEVVMIIESHLKRDNLETELQTLEFLKLANSWHDDKSAKEIISDLKSSRSKNNRSRITNELFD from the coding sequence ATGGCAAACCTACAAGTCAGAGATATTGATAATAGACTCTATGAGTCTTTAAAAAGAAGAGCTGAATTAGAACATCGATCCGTTAGCCAGGAAGTTGTTATGATTATTGAAAGCCATCTCAAACGAGATAATTTAGAAACCGAATTACAAACTCTTGAGTTTCTTAAATTGGCTAATTCTTGGCATGATGATAAAAGTGCTAAAGAAATAATTTCTGATCTTAAATCATCTAGGTCTAAAAATAACCGATCAAGGATTACGAATGAGTTATTTGATTGA
- a CDS encoding Ig-like domain-containing protein, whose product MKKQNSISNLLIKIPVLIIGFLFFSNCYFNPAIQSVLNPTTSESNSSGALALLAGGGSSVSTADTSATLQVLGQLKSSGVSVANATLSLGSTSSSVKDVVAVSTTATTNAIGKFLLKLRPGTYTISVTSSAGVSLGSFSLVVNGTTVTQGSDSGTFTLLGLTTYTLDQTVTLTTEFTVVSSSPVDGEQNAPTITGPSPASFLCSFVFSNTVDASTMVPGNIGFSTGGTTITPSVSGNTASIIFSGNNIFAFPMYSYTITLTNNIKDTDGFSLTPKAITIKLAGAAL is encoded by the coding sequence ATGAAAAAACAGAATTCTATATCAAATTTACTCATTAAAATCCCGGTTCTAATCATCGGCTTTCTATTTTTTTCGAATTGTTACTTCAACCCTGCCATCCAATCCGTTCTCAATCCTACCACTTCAGAGTCAAACAGCTCAGGAGCACTTGCCCTTTTGGCCGGAGGAGGATCATCGGTAAGCACTGCTGATACCTCTGCCACTTTGCAAGTATTAGGCCAATTAAAAAGTTCGGGTGTTTCCGTAGCAAACGCTACCTTGAGTTTGGGTTCGACTTCCTCTTCTGTAAAAGATGTAGTTGCCGTTAGCACTACTGCGACAACGAACGCGATTGGTAAGTTTTTACTCAAACTTCGTCCCGGCACCTACACGATCAGTGTAACAAGTTCCGCCGGTGTCAGTCTTGGAAGTTTCAGTTTGGTAGTCAATGGTACCACGGTCACACAAGGTTCCGATTCTGGTACTTTTACTCTCCTGGGGCTTACTACTTACACCTTAGATCAGACGGTTACGTTGACAACAGAGTTTACAGTTGTTAGCTCTAGTCCGGTGGATGGAGAACAGAATGCACCGACAATTACCGGTCCTTCCCCAGCCAGCTTCTTATGCTCTTTTGTTTTTAGCAACACAGTCGATGCATCTACAATGGTTCCTGGCAATATAGGCTTTTCTACTGGGGGAACTACGATAACGCCATCAGTATCCGGAAATACTGCCTCAATTATCTTCAGTGGCAACAATATTTTCGCTTTCCCAATGTATAGTTATACGATTACTCTCACAAATAACATCAAAGACACCGACGGATTTTCTCTAACTCCCAAAGCAATCACTATTAAACTAGCGGGCGCGGCGTTATGA